A portion of the Tiliqua scincoides isolate rTilSci1 chromosome 3, rTilSci1.hap2, whole genome shotgun sequence genome contains these proteins:
- the TSKU gene encoding tsukushi isoform X2 yields MPFSVWFVLLLLLIPSLSTLKTCFPGCHCEVESFGLFDSFSLTKVDCGGIGSHIVPVPIPLDTTYLDLSSNQLESINESMLTGPGYTTLVSLDLSYNKISKIASTTFSRLRYLESLDLSHNSLVALPEECFSRSPLGDIDLSSNLILDISMNVFASTGQGKPINVDLSNNLINRVSRHQDKAIPNIQNLNLSGNRLKSVPNLQGIPLQYLNLDGNPLLTIEKGAFSGLKDLIHLSLSGIHELSEVSPYSFQDLPALQVLDLSNNPNVKSFSTEVFYSLSSLQELNLSGTGVATSFSKGMLKYLPAIKSITLGKNVKCLKTIREGQYHRQTGLTKKEILSCHDSRGSVAAVPYAL; encoded by the coding sequence ATGCCTTTCTCAGTTTGGttcgtgctgctgctgctactcatTCCCAGCCTCAGTACTTTAAAGACCTGCTTCCCAGGATGCCATTGTGAAGTGGAGAGCTTTGGTCTCTTTGACAGCTTCAGCTTAACCAAAGTGGACTGTGGTGGGATTGGATCCCATATAGTGCCTGTACCCATTCCCCTGGACACAACCTACCTAGACTTATCCTCCAACCAACTGGAATCCATCAATGAGTCAATGCTGACTGGCCCTGGATATACCACACTGGTTAGCCTGGACTTGAGCTACAATAAAATCTCCAAGATTGCCTCCACAACCTTCTCCAGGCTACGCTATCTTGAATCTTTGGACCTGAGTCATAACTCTTTGGTCGCCCTCCCAGAGGAATGCTTCTCCCGGTCACCCCTGGGGGACATTGACCTGAGCAGCAACCTCATCTTGGACATCTCTATGAATGTCTTTGCGTCAACAGGTCAAGGGAAGCCGATTAACGTTGATCTCTCGAACAATTTAATAAACAGGGTTTCGAGGCACCAGGACAAAGCCATACCGAACATCCAGAACTTAAATCTGTCTGGAAACAGGTTAAAGAGTGTCCCAAACCTCCAGGGAATCCCACTTCAGTACTTGAACCTTGATGGAAACCCGTTGTTGACCATTGAGAAGGGGGCGTTCTCTGGTCTGAAGGATTTGATCCACCTGTCACTCAGTGGTATTCATGAACTCTCGGAGGTTTCTCCATACAGCTTCCAAGACCTGCCTGCTCTTCAAGTACTTGATTTATCCAACAACCCCAACGTTAAATCTTTCAGCACTGAAGTTTTTTACAGCCTAAGTTCCTTGCAAGAGCTTAACCTGTCCGGCACAGGTGTGGCTACTTCCTTTTCGAAGGGTATGTTGAAATATTTGCCTGCCATCAAAAGCATCACCTTGGGCAAGAACGTAAAGTGTCTTAAGACGATCCGTGAAGGCCAGTACCACAGGCAGACTGGGCTGACCAAGAAAGAGATCCTCAGTTGTCACGACAGTCGTGGGTCTGTAGCAGCAGTGCCCTATGCCTTGTGA
- the TSKU gene encoding tsukushi isoform X1 — MAKVPAMPFSVWFVLLLLLIPSLSTLKTCFPGCHCEVESFGLFDSFSLTKVDCGGIGSHIVPVPIPLDTTYLDLSSNQLESINESMLTGPGYTTLVSLDLSYNKISKIASTTFSRLRYLESLDLSHNSLVALPEECFSRSPLGDIDLSSNLILDISMNVFASTGQGKPINVDLSNNLINRVSRHQDKAIPNIQNLNLSGNRLKSVPNLQGIPLQYLNLDGNPLLTIEKGAFSGLKDLIHLSLSGIHELSEVSPYSFQDLPALQVLDLSNNPNVKSFSTEVFYSLSSLQELNLSGTGVATSFSKGMLKYLPAIKSITLGKNVKCLKTIREGQYHRQTGLTKKEILSCHDSRGSVAAVPYAL; from the coding sequence GTTCCAGCAATGCCTTTCTCAGTTTGGttcgtgctgctgctgctactcatTCCCAGCCTCAGTACTTTAAAGACCTGCTTCCCAGGATGCCATTGTGAAGTGGAGAGCTTTGGTCTCTTTGACAGCTTCAGCTTAACCAAAGTGGACTGTGGTGGGATTGGATCCCATATAGTGCCTGTACCCATTCCCCTGGACACAACCTACCTAGACTTATCCTCCAACCAACTGGAATCCATCAATGAGTCAATGCTGACTGGCCCTGGATATACCACACTGGTTAGCCTGGACTTGAGCTACAATAAAATCTCCAAGATTGCCTCCACAACCTTCTCCAGGCTACGCTATCTTGAATCTTTGGACCTGAGTCATAACTCTTTGGTCGCCCTCCCAGAGGAATGCTTCTCCCGGTCACCCCTGGGGGACATTGACCTGAGCAGCAACCTCATCTTGGACATCTCTATGAATGTCTTTGCGTCAACAGGTCAAGGGAAGCCGATTAACGTTGATCTCTCGAACAATTTAATAAACAGGGTTTCGAGGCACCAGGACAAAGCCATACCGAACATCCAGAACTTAAATCTGTCTGGAAACAGGTTAAAGAGTGTCCCAAACCTCCAGGGAATCCCACTTCAGTACTTGAACCTTGATGGAAACCCGTTGTTGACCATTGAGAAGGGGGCGTTCTCTGGTCTGAAGGATTTGATCCACCTGTCACTCAGTGGTATTCATGAACTCTCGGAGGTTTCTCCATACAGCTTCCAAGACCTGCCTGCTCTTCAAGTACTTGATTTATCCAACAACCCCAACGTTAAATCTTTCAGCACTGAAGTTTTTTACAGCCTAAGTTCCTTGCAAGAGCTTAACCTGTCCGGCACAGGTGTGGCTACTTCCTTTTCGAAGGGTATGTTGAAATATTTGCCTGCCATCAAAAGCATCACCTTGGGCAAGAACGTAAAGTGTCTTAAGACGATCCGTGAAGGCCAGTACCACAGGCAGACTGGGCTGACCAAGAAAGAGATCCTCAGTTGTCACGACAGTCGTGGGTCTGTAGCAGCAGTGCCCTATGCCTTGTGA